One genomic segment of Acinetobacter oleivorans DR1 includes these proteins:
- the sdsA gene encoding All-trans-nonaprenyl-diphosphate synthase — MVIDFKQDILAPVASDFAAMDHLINEGISSKVGLVMSVSKHVVEAGGKRMRPIMCLLAARACGLDNMQNAQRLAAIIEMLHTATLVHDDVVDESGLRRGRPTANATWNNQTAVLVGDFLIARAFDLLVDLNNMTLLKDFSTGTCEIAEGEVLQLQSQHQPDTTEETYLKIIHGKTSRLFELATEGAAILAGQEAYREPLRLFAGHFGNAFQIIDDILDYTSDAETLGKNIGDDLMEGKPTLPLISALAHSTGEEHAIIRRSIATGGVDQLSQVIEIVQKSGALDYCHQRAQEETEAALQALSNLPDTPYRQALINLTQLALHRIQ; from the coding sequence ATGGTCATCGATTTCAAGCAAGACATTCTTGCGCCTGTTGCCTCAGACTTTGCTGCGATGGATCACTTGATTAATGAAGGAATTAGCTCAAAAGTCGGTTTAGTCATGTCTGTCAGCAAACATGTGGTTGAAGCTGGCGGAAAGCGTATGCGTCCGATTATGTGTTTACTGGCGGCTCGCGCTTGTGGTTTAGACAACATGCAAAATGCACAACGTCTAGCTGCAATCATTGAAATGTTGCATACCGCGACATTGGTTCATGATGATGTGGTAGATGAATCTGGTCTTCGTCGTGGCCGTCCTACTGCCAACGCAACTTGGAATAACCAAACTGCTGTGTTAGTGGGTGATTTCCTTATTGCTCGCGCTTTTGACCTATTGGTTGATTTAAACAACATGACTTTATTGAAAGACTTTTCAACAGGTACATGTGAAATTGCTGAAGGTGAAGTATTACAACTTCAATCGCAACACCAACCAGATACAACAGAAGAAACTTATTTAAAAATTATTCACGGTAAAACGTCTCGCCTGTTTGAGTTGGCTACAGAAGGCGCTGCTATTTTGGCTGGACAAGAAGCGTATCGTGAACCATTAAGATTGTTTGCCGGTCATTTTGGTAATGCATTCCAAATTATTGATGATATTTTAGACTACACTTCAGATGCTGAAACATTAGGTAAAAATATTGGTGATGATTTAATGGAAGGTAAGCCAACTTTACCGTTAATTTCTGCATTAGCACACTCAACAGGTGAAGAGCATGCGATTATTCGTCGCAGCATTGCAACTGGTGGAGTGGACCAATTATCTCAGGTCATAGAAATTGTACAGAAGTCTGGTGCTTTAGATTATTGTCACCAACGTGCCCAAGAAGAAACAGAAGCAGCACTGCAAGCTTTATCAAACCTACCTGATACACCGTATCGTCAGGCTTTGATTAACTTAACTCAGCTTGCGTTACATCGAATACAATAG
- the rplU gene encoding 50S ribosomal protein L21 yields the protein MYAVIQSGGKQHRVVEGETLKVELLKAESGATITFDDVLMVVNGDSIQIGAPVVAGAKVTAEVVGHGRHDKIRIIKMRRRKHYRKQQGHRQWFTELKITGISG from the coding sequence ATGTACGCAGTAATCCAAAGCGGTGGTAAACAGCACCGTGTAGTTGAGGGTGAAACCCTTAAAGTTGAATTATTGAAAGCTGAATCTGGTGCGACTATTACATTTGATGATGTATTAATGGTTGTAAACGGTGACAGCATTCAAATCGGTGCTCCAGTTGTAGCTGGCGCTAAAGTAACTGCAGAAGTGGTTGGCCATGGTCGTCACGACAAAATCCGCATTATCAAAATGCGTCGTCGTAAACACTACCGTAAACAACAAGGTCACCGTCAATGGTTCACTGAGTTGAAAATTACTGGTATTTCAGGCTAA
- the rpmA gene encoding 50S ribosomal protein L27 — MATKKAGGSTKNGRDSNPKMLGVKVYGGQAVTAGNIIVRQRGTEFHAGANVGMGRDHTLFATADGVVKFEVKGQFGRRYVKVETV, encoded by the coding sequence ATGGCAACTAAAAAAGCCGGTGGATCGACGAAGAACGGTCGTGATTCAAACCCAAAAATGTTAGGTGTTAAAGTTTACGGCGGTCAAGCTGTAACTGCTGGTAACATCATCGTTCGTCAACGTGGTACTGAGTTCCACGCTGGTGCAAATGTTGGTATGGGCCGTGACCATACTTTATTTGCTACTGCTGACGGCGTAGTAAAATTCGAAGTGAAAGGTCAATTTGGCCGTCGCTACGTAAAAGTTGAAACTGTATAA
- the lolA gene encoding outer membrane lipoprotein chaperone LolA — protein sequence MNMLRKTMCAITLSASVLAPVMSTTVFAAPVAAPEQQAIGNLVNQLSGLQRLTADFEQTTKANTKTVAQKKSLSAQHMNQTFKGSMKVERPGKFYWETVSPAKQTIVTSGKTVWIYDPDLQQAVRQSLDDQVADTPALLLSGNTNQIMKSYRVTQPDKSKLYFTLFPKKEDGAFQSLTISFGANKAPTLMVLQDSLGQTTYVRFKNVKVNASIPASVFNFTPPKGTDIIDQ from the coding sequence ATGAATATGCTTCGTAAAACTATGTGTGCTATTACACTCAGCGCGTCAGTGCTTGCTCCTGTAATGAGTACTACAGTGTTTGCTGCGCCTGTAGCAGCACCGGAGCAACAGGCAATTGGGAACCTGGTTAATCAGTTATCAGGTTTACAGCGTTTGACTGCCGACTTTGAACAAACAACTAAAGCCAATACAAAAACTGTGGCACAGAAAAAGAGTTTAAGTGCACAGCATATGAACCAGACATTTAAAGGCTCAATGAAAGTTGAGCGTCCGGGGAAATTTTATTGGGAAACAGTAAGTCCTGCTAAACAAACTATTGTAACGAGCGGAAAAACAGTTTGGATCTATGATCCAGATTTACAACAAGCGGTCCGCCAAAGCTTAGATGATCAGGTTGCAGATACACCAGCATTATTACTTTCTGGTAATACCAATCAAATCATGAAATCTTATCGTGTAACGCAACCCGATAAATCAAAACTTTATTTCACATTATTCCCTAAAAAAGAAGATGGTGCTTTCCAAAGCTTAACAATTAGTTTTGGAGCAAATAAAGCACCTACGCTTATGGTGTTACAAGACTCATTAGGTCAGACTACTTATGTGCGCTTTAAGAACGTGAAAGTAAATGCTTCAATTCCAGCATCTGTCTTTAACTTTACGCCACCAAAAGGCACAGATATTATTGATCAATAA
- a CDS encoding RsiV family protein codes for MGIIMRLYDKKIICILPLMAAMAIVSGCQPKSTAKEEQAASTAKVKETKEAGVPVIQAKVIPVKLPKSKVCLEDGCTEYDFQTVQTNQKWINDYFTNRIKKADPNAFANLADQPVEVPEGEPRSSQSAIYVRYLGQNYNLATFALQTYSYSVGAAHSMSHQEFVTFDLLNKKHITVAELIQPDVEKQLVDALFDANTNWLQEHNISREKLQLSDNFYYGANGIVFVYPIYELASYAEGMSELTLPYFEASKFIKPEYLPSVPKYKF; via the coding sequence ATGGGGATTATTATGCGACTTTACGATAAAAAAATTATTTGTATTCTTCCATTAATGGCTGCAATGGCAATTGTGAGTGGTTGCCAACCAAAGTCGACAGCCAAAGAAGAGCAGGCTGCTTCGACTGCAAAAGTTAAAGAAACTAAAGAGGCTGGTGTTCCTGTAATTCAGGCAAAAGTAATCCCAGTAAAATTGCCAAAATCAAAAGTTTGTTTAGAAGATGGTTGTACTGAGTATGATTTCCAAACAGTACAAACCAATCAGAAGTGGATTAATGATTACTTCACTAATCGAATAAAGAAAGCAGATCCGAATGCTTTTGCAAATTTGGCTGATCAGCCAGTCGAAGTGCCTGAAGGCGAGCCTCGTTCGAGTCAAAGTGCAATTTATGTTCGCTATTTAGGGCAAAATTATAATCTTGCAACCTTTGCATTACAGACCTATTCGTATTCTGTTGGTGCAGCACATAGCATGTCACATCAAGAGTTCGTGACTTTTGATTTATTAAATAAAAAACATATTACTGTTGCGGAACTCATTCAGCCAGATGTCGAAAAACAATTAGTTGATGCACTTTTTGATGCAAATACAAATTGGCTTCAAGAGCACAATATCAGTCGTGAAAAACTGCAATTAAGTGATAATTTCTACTACGGCGCAAATGGGATTGTTTTTGTCTATCCAATTTATGAATTGGCTTCTTATGCTGAAGGGATGTCTGAATTAACGCTGCCATATTTTGAAGCGAGTAAATTCATTAAACCTGAGTATTTACCGAGTGTGCCAAAGTATAAGTTCTAA
- the serS gene encoding serine--tRNA ligase, whose amino-acid sequence MIDPKLLRNNIEAVNAALAKRGVQLDVQEWASLETRRKDLQSKTEKLQAERNAGAKQVGQIKKSGGDASEIMARMQAIGDEIKAAEVALSELQNEIEQKALSIPNLPDESVPAGKDEDDNVEISKWGTPRQFDFEIKDHTDLGEWMGGLEFETATKLTGSRFSVLKGSLARLQRALTQFMLDTHTLKNGYTEAYVPYLVNADSLRGTGQLPKFEEDLFKLQGEKEYYLIPTAEVPVTNFVRDEIIDTERLPLKYAAHTPCFRSEAGSYGRDTRGLIRQHQFDKVEMVQIVKPETSMQALEDLTAHAEGILQALGLPYRKILLCGGDMGFGATKTYDLEVWVPSQNTYREISSCSNMGDFQARRMKARYRMDQKKTELVHTLNGSGLAVGRTLLAVMENYQREDGSIEIPEVLRPYMGGLTFID is encoded by the coding sequence ATGATCGACCCTAAGTTACTCAGAAATAATATTGAAGCTGTTAATGCAGCTTTGGCAAAACGTGGTGTTCAATTAGATGTTCAAGAATGGGCTTCTTTAGAAACTCGCCGTAAAGACTTGCAATCAAAAACTGAAAAATTGCAGGCAGAACGTAATGCCGGTGCAAAACAAGTGGGTCAGATTAAAAAATCCGGTGGTGATGCTTCTGAAATCATGGCGCGTATGCAAGCGATTGGTGATGAAATCAAAGCTGCTGAAGTTGCTTTGTCAGAGCTTCAAAACGAGATTGAACAAAAAGCGCTTAGCATTCCTAACTTACCAGATGAGTCTGTTCCTGCTGGTAAAGATGAAGATGATAACGTTGAAATTTCAAAATGGGGTACACCTCGTCAGTTTGATTTTGAAATCAAAGATCATACTGACTTAGGTGAGTGGATGGGCGGTTTAGAGTTTGAAACTGCGACTAAATTGACTGGTTCACGTTTTAGTGTGTTGAAAGGTTCTTTAGCGCGCCTACAACGCGCATTAACTCAGTTCATGCTTGATACCCATACTTTAAAAAATGGCTATACAGAAGCTTATGTGCCTTATTTGGTCAATGCTGATTCACTTCGTGGTACTGGTCAGTTACCAAAATTTGAAGAAGATTTGTTCAAACTTCAAGGTGAAAAAGAATATTACCTCATCCCTACAGCAGAAGTTCCTGTTACTAACTTCGTTCGCGATGAGATTATTGATACCGAGCGCTTGCCATTAAAATATGCAGCGCATACACCATGTTTCCGTAGTGAAGCTGGTTCTTATGGTCGCGACACCCGTGGTTTAATTCGTCAGCATCAGTTTGATAAAGTTGAGATGGTGCAAATCGTTAAACCTGAAACTTCTATGCAGGCACTTGAAGACCTTACTGCGCATGCTGAGGGCATTTTGCAGGCTCTTGGTTTGCCATACCGCAAAATTTTGCTCTGTGGTGGAGATATGGGCTTCGGTGCGACTAAAACTTACGACTTAGAAGTTTGGGTTCCAAGCCAAAATACTTATCGTGAAATCTCAAGCTGCTCTAATATGGGTGATTTTCAGGCACGCCGCATGAAAGCACGCTACAGAATGGATCAAAAGAAGACTGAATTAGTGCACACACTAAATGGTTCAGGTCTTGCAGTTGGACGTACTTTGCTTGCTGTAATGGAAAATTACCAACGTGAAGACGGTTCTATCGAGATTCCAGAAGTATTACGCCCATATATGGGTGGTTTAACCTTTATTGACTAA
- the cysG gene encoding siroheme synthase CysG has translation MDIFPISLKLQQQRCLIVGGGHIALRKANLLVKAGAVIDIIAPAIEDQLLELVQASGGQYFAEAFAEIFLNTPYRLVIAATNDAQVNKAVFEQCEARNLLVNSVDDIPHCRFMVPAIIDRSPLIISVASNGASPVLSRQLRTQIETIVPHGIGKLAEFSGQWRKLVKEKISNPDERRIFWENLYASPLKEQVFNDNLEVANDLIQQALTEWTAPKGEVYLVGAGPGDPELLTLKALRLMQQADVVIYDRLVSAPILELCRRDATKIYVGKARSNHSVPQDGINALLVEYAQKGKRVCRLKGGDPFIFGRGGEEIQELVEANVTFQVVPGITAASGCSAYAGIPLTHRDYAQSVRFLTGHLKEGSPELPWNELVYENQTLVLYMGLVGLERICEQLIAHGQRADMPVALISKGTTPEQKVIVGTLADIATKVSEHHIVAPTLTIIGEVVNLREQLKWQ, from the coding sequence GTGGATATTTTTCCAATCTCTTTAAAGTTGCAACAGCAACGTTGTCTGATTGTGGGTGGTGGGCATATTGCTTTGCGCAAAGCAAATCTTTTAGTCAAAGCTGGAGCCGTAATTGATATTATTGCTCCAGCAATTGAAGATCAGCTTTTAGAGTTGGTTCAGGCGAGTGGAGGGCAGTATTTTGCTGAGGCCTTTGCCGAAATTTTTTTAAATACCCCTTACAGATTAGTCATTGCTGCGACTAATGATGCGCAAGTGAACAAAGCTGTTTTTGAGCAATGTGAAGCGCGTAATTTACTGGTCAATAGTGTCGATGATATTCCACACTGCCGCTTTATGGTTCCAGCAATTATTGACCGTTCTCCATTGATCATTTCTGTTGCCTCAAATGGCGCATCACCCGTTTTATCGAGACAACTTCGTACTCAAATAGAAACGATTGTTCCACATGGCATTGGGAAACTTGCTGAGTTTTCTGGTCAATGGCGTAAGCTGGTAAAAGAAAAGATTAGTAACCCAGATGAGCGTCGAATCTTTTGGGAAAACTTATATGCTAGCCCATTAAAAGAACAAGTTTTTAATGACAATTTAGAAGTTGCAAATGATTTGATTCAGCAAGCCTTAACAGAATGGACTGCACCTAAAGGTGAAGTTTATTTGGTGGGGGCGGGACCAGGTGATCCTGAGCTACTGACATTAAAAGCATTGCGTCTTATGCAGCAAGCAGATGTCGTGATTTATGATCGTTTGGTGTCTGCACCGATCTTAGAGCTGTGCCGTCGCGATGCAACCAAAATTTATGTAGGTAAAGCCCGTTCAAATCACTCTGTTCCTCAAGATGGTATCAATGCTTTACTGGTTGAATATGCTCAAAAAGGAAAGCGTGTTTGTCGTCTAAAAGGTGGTGACCCGTTTATCTTTGGGCGTGGTGGTGAAGAGATTCAAGAGCTAGTTGAGGCTAATGTCACTTTTCAAGTTGTGCCGGGGATAACCGCAGCATCAGGCTGTTCAGCTTATGCAGGAATTCCATTAACTCATCGTGACTATGCACAAAGTGTACGTTTCTTGACTGGGCATTTAAAGGAAGGTTCCCCTGAACTCCCTTGGAATGAACTAGTTTATGAAAATCAAACTTTAGTCCTCTATATGGGGTTAGTTGGTTTAGAACGCATTTGTGAGCAACTTATTGCTCATGGTCAACGTGCTGATATGCCTGTAGCTTTGATATCTAAAGGAACCACACCAGAACAGAAAGTTATTGTTGGAACATTAGCTGATATTGCAACTAAAGTTTCTGAACATCATATCGTAGCGCCGACTTTAACTATTATTGGTGAAGTGGTGAATTTACGTGAACAGTTAAAATGGCAATAA
- a CDS encoding tRNA (cytidine(34)-2'-O)-methyltransferase — MIHVVLYEPEIPANTGNIIRLCANTGAQLHLVKPLGFELDDKKLKRAGLDYHEWARMQIWDNIELCLADLKAKGVEHVFPLTTKGSATPHTVDLNRPVALLMGPETRGLPEHVRLMFPQEQWIRLPMAENSRSLNLSNATAVIVYEAWRQQGFKNLG, encoded by the coding sequence GTGATTCATGTTGTCCTATACGAGCCTGAAATTCCTGCCAATACAGGCAATATCATTCGTTTATGTGCTAATACGGGCGCACAGCTACATTTAGTCAAGCCACTAGGTTTTGAGTTAGATGATAAAAAGCTCAAGCGAGCAGGCCTTGATTATCATGAATGGGCGCGTATGCAGATTTGGGACAACATTGAACTATGCCTTGCAGACTTGAAAGCTAAAGGTGTTGAGCATGTTTTTCCACTCACCACTAAAGGCTCAGCGACTCCACATACAGTCGATTTGAATCGGCCTGTGGCTTTACTGATGGGGCCAGAAACACGTGGTTTGCCTGAGCATGTCCGCTTAATGTTTCCACAAGAACAGTGGATCCGTTTGCCAATGGCCGAAAACTCAAGAAGTTTAAATTTATCTAATGCAACCGCCGTGATTGTTTATGAAGCATGGCGTCAGCAGGGCTTTAAAAACTTAGGATAA
- a CDS encoding PT dipeptide repeat lipoprotein → MNNIVKGSSIALIFIALSGCGSDDNDSTPTPTPTPTPTPTPTPTPTPTPTPTPTPTPTPTPTPTPTPTPTPTPTPTPTPTPTPTPTPTPTSVADRFVGSWLAGKGGCINGSALKMNVIKVSDNSVRFASETIRYENESNCTGNIVASYRQAEDFSLVSNIGAPQTIQTSSYNKVDWQLVVAGELEQKQSAILGFKNANQFCLVPTNEPNAIHNYLQQANFDLMNTCFTKTTPPASMQKPTQVLATASYRLADNKESWADLLTQLNDQGRQGYALLTPSVSLDNPNSSFALYKNLYVKNNKTTDTYTYKTVDVKTNSVANRYLLWVNELNKQGSLGYIYKLSFGEVTSNTDKYLFVKNDKKPATYSYSNRFLTNTSRTSILNAFNELGAQGCKLIYANSEFTNNGTTNGTFYVPTCVNSSTHNGTYAYRYFEVPQHIPFNKEDAIKLEKLLKEQAAEGYRLVDANNNLGFFNIDGYLFERDSENTGPIEYKVFIEDAASETDEPYLVENRIQDQGKLGWFFAVRLGSVYTNSPTNYDLASGVIFPK, encoded by the coding sequence ATGAATAACATAGTAAAAGGAAGCAGCATTGCTTTGATTTTTATAGCTTTAAGTGGGTGCGGGTCTGACGATAATGATTCGACACCAACACCAACACCGACACCGACACCGACACCAACACCAACACCAACACCGACACCAACACCGACACCGACACCAACACCAACACCGACACCGACACCAACACCGACACCGACACCGACACCGACACCGACACCAACACCAACACCAACACCAACACCAACACCAACACCAACACCAACACCAACAAGTGTAGCGGATCGCTTTGTTGGAAGTTGGTTAGCGGGCAAAGGAGGTTGTATTAACGGTTCTGCTCTAAAAATGAACGTTATTAAGGTTTCTGATAACAGTGTTCGATTTGCTAGTGAAACAATACGTTATGAGAATGAATCGAACTGTACAGGTAACATCGTTGCAAGTTACCGCCAAGCTGAAGATTTTAGTCTGGTTTCAAATATTGGAGCACCTCAGACAATACAAACCTCAAGCTATAATAAAGTAGATTGGCAGCTTGTTGTAGCTGGAGAATTGGAGCAAAAACAATCTGCTATTTTAGGTTTTAAAAATGCAAATCAATTCTGCCTAGTCCCTACGAATGAACCAAATGCGATACATAATTATTTGCAGCAAGCAAACTTTGATCTCATGAATACTTGCTTCACAAAAACAACTCCACCAGCAAGCATGCAAAAGCCGACACAAGTATTGGCAACAGCAAGTTATAGACTAGCGGACAATAAAGAATCTTGGGCAGATCTATTAACCCAACTTAATGATCAAGGACGCCAAGGCTACGCCCTTCTCACACCATCAGTCAGTTTGGATAATCCTAATAGTAGCTTTGCCCTATATAAAAATTTATATGTCAAAAACAATAAAACCACTGATACATACACCTATAAAACAGTTGATGTTAAAACTAATTCAGTGGCAAACCGTTATTTACTATGGGTAAATGAGTTAAATAAACAAGGTAGCTTAGGCTATATATATAAACTTTCATTTGGAGAAGTAACTTCGAATACAGATAAATATTTATTTGTTAAAAATGATAAGAAACCAGCAACATATTCTTATTCTAATCGCTTCTTAACCAACACTTCTCGCACGAGTATTTTGAATGCCTTCAATGAACTTGGTGCACAAGGTTGTAAGCTAATTTACGCAAACTCAGAATTCACCAATAACGGCACAACGAATGGAACCTTCTATGTACCTACTTGTGTAAATAGCAGTACACATAACGGAACCTATGCATATCGTTATTTTGAAGTTCCACAACATATTCCGTTTAACAAGGAAGATGCAATAAAACTTGAAAAACTTCTTAAAGAGCAGGCAGCTGAAGGTTATAGATTGGTGGATGCGAACAATAATCTAGGCTTCTTTAATATTGATGGTTATCTATTTGAGCGTGATAGTGAAAATACAGGGCCTATTGAATATAAAGTATTTATTGAAGATGCTGCATCCGAAACAGATGAGCCATATCTCGTTGAAAATCGAATTCAAGACCAAGGTAAATTAGGTTGGTTCTTTGCAGTTCGACTTGGATCGGTCTATACCAACTCACCAACAAATTATGATTTAGCAAGTGGTGTAATTTTCCCTAAATAA
- a CDS encoding cupin-like domain-containing protein: MAAYNQIEIFEQSQKWFDQLPLEWKNWLEENLEKGCGIEQLVDVLKANGFEPRFEMNDLKFQILSDHDQEWIIEQVLNKVTSAEIIKILIEQGHDGLKVKEYLNNLENNQLYKILKKKYHQLKKREWLIETVDQLAQLNSGYSEEIPSITAPQFSSFIKDYYSQHRPVILKEGIEHWPALHKWSPQYFASKFGLHSVEVQMNRNLDEQFERHSPSLKQKMKMSEFVSKVMSVDASNDFYMTANNATNSHQMLQELFLDIGDFAEGYCDLALKDERSFLWFGPKGTFTPLHHDLTNNMLVQIYGRKKVTLIPALQVPHLYNDHWVFSELSNAKKIDFEKYPLARSITPVECILNAGEALFIPIGWWHSVESLDVSISISFTHFNAPNHYVDRFPKEV, translated from the coding sequence ATGGCAGCTTATAATCAAATTGAAATATTCGAACAAAGCCAAAAATGGTTTGACCAGTTGCCATTAGAATGGAAAAACTGGCTTGAAGAAAATTTAGAAAAAGGGTGTGGAATTGAACAATTAGTCGATGTATTAAAAGCAAATGGATTTGAGCCAAGATTTGAAATGAATGATTTGAAATTTCAGATTTTATCGGATCATGATCAAGAGTGGATAATTGAACAAGTTTTAAATAAGGTCACGTCTGCGGAAATTATAAAAATATTAATAGAGCAGGGGCATGATGGTTTAAAAGTAAAAGAGTATTTAAATAATTTAGAAAATAATCAGTTATATAAGATTTTGAAGAAAAAGTATCATCAACTTAAAAAACGTGAATGGTTAATAGAAACTGTAGATCAATTGGCACAGCTAAACTCTGGCTATAGTGAAGAAATTCCTTCAATTACTGCTCCACAGTTCTCTAGCTTTATAAAAGATTACTATAGTCAACATCGTCCTGTAATTTTAAAAGAAGGAATAGAACATTGGCCAGCTTTGCACAAATGGTCTCCGCAATATTTTGCTTCTAAATTTGGCCTTCATTCAGTTGAAGTTCAGATGAATAGAAATTTAGATGAACAGTTTGAAAGACATTCTCCATCACTAAAACAGAAAATGAAGATGTCAGAATTTGTATCAAAAGTTATGTCAGTTGATGCCAGTAATGATTTTTATATGACTGCAAATAATGCGACCAACAGCCATCAGATGCTTCAAGAACTATTTTTAGATATAGGTGATTTTGCAGAAGGTTATTGTGACTTGGCTTTAAAAGATGAGCGTAGTTTTTTATGGTTTGGACCTAAAGGAACATTTACGCCATTACATCATGATTTAACGAATAATATGTTGGTTCAAATTTATGGACGCAAAAAAGTAACTTTAATTCCTGCCTTGCAAGTTCCTCATCTATATAACGATCATTGGGTGTTTAGCGAATTAAGTAATGCAAAAAAAATTGATTTTGAAAAATATCCTTTGGCAAGATCAATCACTCCAGTGGAATGTATTTTGAATGCTGGGGAAGCTTTGTTTATACCAATTGGTTGGTGGCATAGTGTAGAAAGTTTAGATGTCTCAATCAGTATTTCTTTTACCCATTTTAATGCGCCAAATCATTATGTTGATCGGTTTCCAAAAGAGGTCTAA
- a CDS encoding DUF6502 family protein, translating to MTTLQTNNAELNQKQVLMLMEYLTQWLIRSGVGYNDFVTALKPVFYQQALTELERIEQKPTDSAVSLLSGLHRKDVNAFKKAMQAGQPLTEAKVAEPVSVPARVIGLWLAEGLAEKIPFISEDQISFESLVKKVSTEKHPRSILNELERLNIVKEQDGLVVLQQRSFMPDVEQFEVRKLLTNNLEAHLAAGVHNLFQPEKEPYLEQAIFADELTDESITLLKEASLRLWEDLSLQVLKLAIERCALDEGKEGATKIFRFGAYQYDENNL from the coding sequence ATGACCACACTCCAAACGAACAATGCAGAACTTAATCAGAAGCAGGTATTAATGTTAATGGAATACCTGACGCAATGGTTAATTCGTTCAGGAGTGGGATATAACGACTTTGTGACTGCTTTGAAACCTGTTTTCTATCAACAGGCTTTAACTGAGCTAGAGCGTATAGAACAAAAGCCAACTGATTCAGCGGTCAGTTTACTTTCAGGGTTACATCGCAAAGATGTGAATGCCTTTAAAAAGGCGATGCAGGCTGGGCAGCCTTTAACAGAAGCAAAAGTAGCAGAGCCCGTAAGTGTTCCTGCTCGGGTGATTGGCTTGTGGCTTGCAGAGGGATTGGCAGAAAAAATTCCTTTTATTAGCGAAGATCAGATTAGCTTTGAAAGTTTGGTAAAGAAAGTTTCAACTGAAAAACACCCAAGATCTATTTTGAATGAACTTGAGCGTCTGAACATTGTGAAAGAACAAGATGGCCTTGTGGTGTTGCAGCAGCGTAGTTTTATGCCTGATGTTGAGCAATTCGAAGTTCGAAAATTATTAACGAATAACTTAGAGGCACATTTAGCTGCTGGAGTTCATAATTTATTTCAACCAGAAAAAGAACCCTATTTAGAACAAGCAATTTTTGCTGATGAACTAACAGATGAATCGATCACTTTACTTAAAGAAGCAAGTTTACGCTTGTGGGAAGATCTATCATTACAAGTACTCAAGTTAGCCATTGAACGTTGTGCACTCGATGAAGGAAAAGAGGGTGCAACCAAAATTTTCCGTTTCGGAGCTTATCAATATGATGAAAATAACTTATAA